A window from Telopea speciosissima isolate NSW1024214 ecotype Mountain lineage chromosome 8, Tspe_v1, whole genome shotgun sequence encodes these proteins:
- the LOC122672600 gene encoding peroxisomal adenine nucleotide carrier 1-like: MAVDFESLTEATSGAIGALLSTTILYPLDTCKTKYQAEVRAQGQAKYRHLSDVFLEAISTGQVLSLYQGLGTKNLQSFISQFIYFYGYSYFKKLYLRKSGRQSIGTKENLIVAAVAGACNAIVTQPLDTAASRMQTSAFGKSKGLWRTLSEGTWSEAFDGLGISLLLTSNPAIQYTVFDQLKQRLLKRQNSNTAGGESSREAISAFSAFALGAASKSIATFLTYPAIRCKVMIQAADPDDDGSEEARPKSSKTMSDVSCAIWKREGLLGFFKGLQAQILKTVLSSALLLMIKEKITRTTWVLMLALQRYLLVMRGRLKNA; encoded by the exons ATGGCTGTCGATTTCGAATCGTTAACAGAGGCGACCTCGGGTGCCATTGGAGCTCTGTTGAGTACTACAATTCTTTATCCCCTCGATACCTGCAAGACCAAGTACCAGGCTGAAGTTCGGGCTCAAGGTCAGGCAAAATACAG GCACCTCTCAGATGTTTTCTTGGAAGCAATTTCAACTGGTCAGGTTCTTTCATTGTACCAAGGGCTTGGCACCAAGAACTTGCAATCTTTCATATCACAGTTTATCTACTTCTATGGGTACAGCTACTTCAAAAAACTGTATTTGAGGAAGAGCGGAAGACAGTCCAttggaacaaaagaaaactTGATTGTTGCTGCCGTTGCTGGCGCTTGCAATGCCATCGTAACACAG CCTCTGGATACAGCGGCATCAAGGATGCAGACGAGTGCTTTTGGAAAATCCAAAGGGCTGTGGAGAACACTTTCAGAAGGAACTTGGAGTGAAGCATTTGATGGCCTTGGGATATCCCTTCTTTTGACCTCTAACCCGGCTATTCAG TACACTGTATTTGATCAGCTGAAACAAAGACTGTTGAAGAGGCAAAATAGCAACACAGCGGGTGGAGAATCTTCGAGGGAAGCCATTTCGGCATTTTCAGCTTTTGCACTAGGGGCCGCTTCAAAGAGCATAGCCACTTTCTTGACGTATCCTGCTATTAG GTGTAAAGTAATGATCCAGGCTGCTGACCCAGATGATGATGGGTCTGAGGAGGCTCGACCTAAGTCCTCCAAAACTATGTCAGATGTATCATGTGCAATTTGGAAAAGAGAAGGGCTACTAGGTTTCTTCAAAGGATTGCAGGCTCAAATTCTGAAAACTGTTCTAAGCTCAGCTCTGCTTCTCATGATCAAGGAGAAAATCACGAGGACCACATGGGTCCTGATGCTTGCACTCCAGAGGTATCTGTTGGTCATGCGAGGTAGATTAAAAAATGCATAA
- the LOC122671961 gene encoding protein YIPF1 homolog: MMSSGYTSLDNQKVSGSVPAASDPGQVTVKFADSNLKTFPPSEAQGKIAGGFRPPRDADDTFSKPENGISSDEPQSSGWFRAFTVAAYKPYFDVDTSDVLERIKDSLFPFKGNFSEKTASNPDLYGPFWICTTLIFVAASIGTFATYLAHKLQKKEWDYDINMVTWSAGLFYGYVTIVPLGLYIILKYFSAPSGLVQLFCLYGYSLFIFIPASCLSVVPLEVFRWVVAGVAGFMSAIFVALNLRAHIKSAGERWFLIVAAIFLLQLALAVVLKLYLFTVTV, from the exons ATGATGTCGAGCGGCTACACCAGTCTCGACAACCAAAAGGTCTCCGGATCCGTTCCA GCGGCTTCAGATCCAGGTCAGGTCACCGTCAAATTCGCAG ATTCGAATCTTAAGACATTTCCACCTTCTGAAGCTCAAGGAAAGATCGCCGGTGGTTTTCGTCCCCCGCGTGATGCTGATG ATACTTTCTCTAAACCAGAAAATGGCATTAGTTCTGATGAACCTCAGTCGAGTGGTTGGTTTCGAGCATTCACAGTTGCTGCTTACAAGCCATACTTTGATGTGGACACTTCAGATGTATTGGAGAGGATTAAGGACTCACTTTTTCCATTTAAAGGAAACTTTTCTGAGAAGACTGCTAGTAACCCAGACCT GTATGGGCCATTTTGGATATGTACCACCCTTATATTTGTAGCCGCATCCATTGGCACATTTGCAACATACTTGGCACACAAACTGCAGAAGAAAGAATGGGACTACGACATTAATATGGTGACGTGGTCGGCTGGTTTGTTTTACGGCTACGTCACCATTGTTCCTCTTGGCTTGTATATCATTCTAAAATACTTCTCAGCTCCATCTGGCCTCGTCCAGCTGTTCTGTCTATATGGTTACTCCCTCTTTATATTCATTCCTGCCTCG TGTCTATCTGTGGTACCTCTGGAAGTGTTCAGATGGGTAGTTGCAGGTGTTGCGGGGTTCATGTCAGCAATATTTGTTGCTCTTAATCTCCGAGCTCACATCAAGTCTGCTGGTGAAAGGTGGTTCTTAATTGTGGCTGCGATATTCCTATTGCAGCTGGCTCTGGCTGTTGTCCTGAAGCTCTATTTGTTTACTGTTACGGTATAA
- the LOC122671962 gene encoding reactive oxygen species modulator 1-like, giving the protein MARDSCLARVTTGVAVGGAAGGAVGAIYGTYEAIMYKVPGLLKIRYIGQTTFGSAAVFGLFLGAGSLIHCGKSN; this is encoded by the coding sequence aTGGCGAGGGATAGCTGCCTTGCTCGTGTCACAACAGGCGTTGCAGTGGGCGGTGCTGCTGGTGGCGCTGTCGGTGCTATTTATGGAACTTATGAGGCTATTATGTATAAGGTACCTGGACTTCTGAAAATTAGGTACATTGGGCAAACAACATTTGGCAGTGCAGCCGTTTTTGGTCTTTTCTTGGGAGCTGGGAGTTTGATACATTGCGGAAAGTCTAACTGA